Proteins encoded in a region of the Populus nigra chromosome 3, ddPopNigr1.1, whole genome shotgun sequence genome:
- the LOC133689500 gene encoding uncharacterized protein LOC133689500, translating to MPFGLKNAGATYQRAMVTLFHDMMHKEIEVYVDDMIAKSKNGEDHVQVLRKLFDRLRKYQLKLNPAKCSFGVKFGKLLGFVISNKGIEVDPDKVKAIQAMTIPKTEKENPGTWDKDCQEAFDKIKQYLQNPPLLVPHVPGRPLILYLTVAEVAMGCVLGQHDESGRKEQAIYYLSKKFTDCESRYTMTEKLCCALVWSTKRLRQYMLYYTTWLISKMDPLKYIFEKPYLSSRIARWQVMLAEYDIVYKTRTSVKGSVIADHLADNAIKDYEPLKFDFPDEDVLIVEEDKEKNDWWIMYFDGAVNVSGNGAGAVIISPDKKKYPISIKLQFECTNNTAEYEACILGLEAALEMKIKKLDVYGDSMLIICQVKGEWQTKEEKLIPYQQYLSKLTEGFDEIDFTHMGRDKNQFADALTTLASMAKTDYGIRVQPICIEIRNFPAHCCAIEGEVDGNPWFYDIKRFIQYQEYPLGASKADMKTLRRLAMEFYLDGEILYKRSFNGTLLRCLDEIEAKVALQQIHEGICATHASGHMMARQLQRSGYFWMTMEKDCIDYVRKCHKCQVYSDKINAPPAPLFNMTSPWPFAMWGIDVIGPINPKASNRHQFILVAIDYFTKWVEASSYVHVTQKVVKCFIEKDLICRYGSPEKIVTDNAQNFNGKIITELCVKWKIKHSKSSPYRPKMNDAVEAANKNIKNIIQKMVVTYKDWHEMLPFALHVYRTAVRTSIGATPYSLVFGMVAVMPLEVEIPSLRVLMESELEEAEWAKVRYEQLNMISEKRLAAICHHQLYQRRMAKAYDRKVRPREFKEGDLVLRKILPLPSEDRSKWAPNYEGPYVVKKAFSGDDVSRPVNFDSVKKYYV from the exons ATGCCATTCGGGTTAAAGAATGCTGGAGCCACATATCAAAGGGCAATGGTGACGCTTTTCCATGATATGATGCATAAAGAGATTGAagtgtatgtggatgatatgattgccaagtctaagaATGGAGAAGATCATGTTCAGGttctaagaaaattatttgatagaCTAAGGAAGTATCAGTTGAAGCTGAATCCTGCAAAATGCTCATTTGGGGTAAAGTTTGGAAAGTTGCTGGGATTTGTGATAAGCAATAAAGGAATAGAGGTCGATCCTGATAAAGTGAAAGCAATTCAGGCTATGACAATTCCTAAAActgagaaagaa AATCCCGGTACATGGGACAAAGACTGTCAAGAGGCTTTTGACAAAATAAAGCAATACTTACAGAATCCACCTTTGTTAGTGCCACATGTGCCTGGAAGACCTTTGATCTTGTATTTGACAGTAGCCGAGGTAGCAATGGGCTGTGTGTTAGGACAACATGATGAGTCTGGAAGAAAGGAGCAAGCTATCTATTATCTGAGTAAGAAGTTTACCGATTGTGAATCCAGATATACTATGACTGAGAAGCTATGTTGTGCCCTTGTGTGGAGTACGAAGCGTCTTCGACAATATATGTTGTATTATACCACCTGGTTGATCTCAAAAATGGATCCGCTTAAGTACATCTTTGAGAAACCTTACTTATCAAGCCGAATAGCAAGGTGGCAAGTAATGTTGGCAGAGTATGACATTGTATACAAGACAAGAACATCTGTAAAGGGAAGTGTAATTGCTGATCATTTAGCAGATAATGCTATCAAAGATTATGAGCCTTTGAAATTTGACTTCCCGGATGAGGATGTGTTGATAGTcgaagaagacaaagagaagaaTGATTGGTGGATCATGTATTTTGATGGGGCAGTGAATGTATCTGGCAATGGAGCAGGGGCTGTGATAATCTCACCTGATAAGAAGAAATATCCCATCTCAATCAAGCTACAATTTGAATGTACTAACAATACTGCTGAATATGAGGCTTGTATCCTTGGCTTAGAAGCTGCTTTAGAGATGAAGATAAAAAAGCTTGATGTCTATGGGGATTCAATGTTAATAATCTGTCAAGTGAAAGGCGAATGGCaaaccaaagaagaaaaattgatacCCTATCAACAATATCTCTCAAAACTGACTGAGGGCTTTGATGAGATAGATTTTACCCATATGGGAAGAGACAAAAACCAGTTTGCTGATGCTTTGACAACCTTAGCTTCTATGGCCAAAACTGATTACGGCATCAGGGTACAACCAATCTGCATTGAGATTAGAAATTTTCCAGCTCATTGTTGTGCAATTGAAGGAGAAGTAGATGGGAACCCATGGTTTTATGACATCAAGCGGTTTATCCAATATCAAGAGTATCCCTTGGGGGCATCTAAAGCAGATATGAAGACCTTGAGACGGTTAGCCATGGAATTTTACCTGGATGGAGAAATTCTATATAAAAGATCATTCAATGGGACTTTACTAAGATGTCTAGATGAAATCGAAGCTAAGGTAGCATTGCAACAAATTCATGAAGGAATTTGTGCAACTCATGCAAGTGGGCATATGATGGCCAGACAACTGCAACGATCTGGATACTTCTGGATGACCATGGAGAAAGATTGCATTGATTATGTCAgaaaatgtcataaatgtcagGTGTATAGTGATAAGATAAATGCACCTCCAGCTCCTCTGTTCAATATGACATCACCATGgccatttgcaatgtggggaatagATGTGATTGGCCCAATCAACCCAAAGGCCAGCAATAGGCATCAATTTATCTTAGTAGCCATTGATTATTTCACAAAGTGGGTGGAGGCCAGCTCTTATGTTCATGTAACTCAAAAGGTGGTCAAGTGTTTCATTGAGAAAGATTTGATTTGTCGGTACGGTTCACCTGAGAAGATAGTGACCGACAACGCCCAAAATTTTAATGGGAAAATAATCACAGAATTGTGTGTGAAGTGGAAAATTAAACACTCAAAATCGTCTCCTTACAGACCGAAGATGAATGATGCTGTCGAAGCTGCAAACAAGAATATCAAGAACATTATccagaagatggtagtcacttataaggattggcatgagatgcttCCCTTTGCTCTACATGTGTATCGCACAGCAGTAAGGACATCTATTGGAGCTACACCTTACTCATTAGTATTTGGGATGGTGGCggtgatgcctttggaagtagAAATTCCATCTTTGAGAGTACTAATGGAATCTGAACTAGAAGAAGCTGAATGGGCTAAAGTGAGATACGAGCAGCTAAACATGATAAGTGAGAAGAGGTTGGCTGCAATTTGTCATCACCAGTTATACCAAAGAAGGATGGCCAAAGCATATGACCGGAAAGTCCGACCAAGGGAATTCAAAGAAGGGGATCTTGTactaagaaaaatcttaccattACCAAGTGAGGATAGAAGCAAGTGGGCACCAAACTATGAAGGCCCATATGTAGTGAAGAAAGCATTCTCTGGAGATGATGTATCTAGGCCTGTGAACTTTGATTCTGTGAAAAAGTACTATGTATGA